Proteins encoded within one genomic window of Mesorhizobium sp. AR10:
- a CDS encoding replication-associated recombination protein A, translating to MADLFSVDEPEKAPPGRPLADRLRPKNLGEVVGQEHLTGPDGALTRLIGSGSLGSMIFWGPPGTGKTTVARLLAGETSLAFEQISAVFSGVADLKKVFEAAKLRRSNGRQTLLFVDEIHRFNRAQQDSFLPVMEDGTVVLVGATTENPSFELNAALLSRARVLVFHSLGEGSIAKLLGRAEETEGRALPLDDEARAMLVRMSDGDGRASLTLAEEVWRAAKPGEVFDADGLQRIVQRRAPIYDKGQDGHYNLISALHKSVRGSDPDAALYYLARMFDAGEDPLYLGRRLVRMAMEDIGLADPQALVIANAAKDAYDYLGSPEGELAFAEATVYLATAPKSNAVYTAFKSATRAAKEFGSLLPPKHILNAPTKLMKEEDYGAGYRYDHDEPDAFSGQDYFPEKMGRQTFYDPPERGFERDIRKRLDYWAKLRADREK from the coding sequence ATGGCCGATCTGTTCAGCGTCGATGAACCGGAAAAGGCGCCGCCCGGCCGGCCGCTGGCCGACCGGCTGCGGCCGAAGAATCTCGGCGAGGTGGTCGGTCAAGAGCATCTGACAGGGCCCGACGGCGCGCTGACACGGCTGATCGGCTCCGGTTCGCTCGGCTCGATGATCTTCTGGGGACCGCCAGGCACTGGAAAAACCACCGTCGCGCGGCTGCTTGCCGGCGAAACCAGTCTCGCTTTCGAACAGATTTCCGCGGTGTTTTCCGGCGTCGCCGACCTGAAAAAGGTGTTCGAGGCAGCGAAGCTCCGGCGCTCCAATGGCCGCCAGACGCTGCTGTTCGTCGATGAGATCCATCGTTTCAACCGCGCCCAGCAGGATTCCTTTCTCCCTGTCATGGAAGATGGCACCGTCGTGCTGGTTGGCGCCACGACCGAGAACCCGTCCTTCGAGCTGAACGCCGCACTTTTGTCCCGCGCCCGCGTGCTGGTCTTCCATTCGCTTGGCGAGGGGAGCATCGCCAAGCTGCTGGGGCGGGCAGAGGAGACCGAGGGCAGGGCGCTACCGCTCGACGACGAGGCGAGGGCGATGCTCGTCCGCATGAGCGACGGCGACGGCCGTGCATCGCTCACGCTGGCAGAGGAAGTCTGGCGCGCCGCCAAGCCCGGCGAGGTCTTCGACGCCGATGGCCTGCAGCGCATCGTCCAGCGCCGCGCGCCGATCTATGACAAGGGCCAGGACGGCCACTACAATCTGATCTCGGCGCTGCACAAATCGGTGCGCGGTTCCGACCCCGACGCCGCACTCTATTATCTCGCCCGCATGTTCGACGCCGGTGAGGATCCGCTCTATCTCGGCCGTAGGCTGGTGCGCATGGCGATGGAAGATATCGGCCTGGCCGATCCGCAAGCGCTGGTCATCGCCAACGCCGCCAAGGACGCTTACGACTATCTGGGCTCGCCCGAGGGCGAACTCGCCTTCGCCGAGGCCACCGTCTATCTGGCCACAGCGCCCAAATCCAACGCCGTCTACACCGCCTTCAAGTCAGCAACACGGGCAGCGAAGGAATTCGGTTCGCTGCTGCCGCCGAAACACATCCTCAATGCGCCCACCAAGCTGATGAAAGAGGAAGATTACGGTGCCGGCTATCGGTACGACCACGACGAGCCCGACGCCTTTTCCGGCCAGGACTATTTTCCGGAAAAGATGGGCCGCCAGACATTCTACGATCCGCCCGAGCGCGGCTTCGAGCGTGATATCAGGAAGCGGCTAGATTATTGGGCGAAGCTGCGCGCCGATCGGGAAAAGTAG
- a CDS encoding DUF930 domain-containing protein — translation MRAPVVLAVRDETLTWGISTSVILHMLLAAMLALMPAPKRPKRPGEERVSVDILTPRQFEAATNPQAAPEVLKAPAATAAPPANTAFAREPAPASAAPPAMIHPTEMLSAKTLADPRSRQARADLATFASDERMVQLCNLEALDQIHQWRPDFQPEQVVPYATAEEKITGATIIADGAAFRSAKNWYGLKFKCELAQDGETVIGFAFLVGDPVPQAKWDELGLPAVH, via the coding sequence TTGCGCGCCCCAGTGGTCCTTGCCGTTCGGGACGAGACATTGACATGGGGCATTTCCACCTCAGTCATCCTGCACATGCTACTCGCCGCCATGCTGGCCTTGATGCCGGCGCCAAAGCGTCCGAAACGACCAGGGGAAGAGCGCGTTTCCGTCGACATCCTGACACCAAGGCAGTTTGAAGCGGCAACCAATCCGCAAGCCGCACCGGAGGTGCTCAAGGCGCCGGCTGCAACGGCTGCGCCTCCCGCCAACACCGCTTTTGCTCGAGAACCTGCACCGGCTTCTGCGGCGCCTCCAGCCATGATCCATCCAACAGAAATGCTGTCGGCCAAGACGCTGGCCGATCCGCGCAGCAGACAGGCGCGCGCCGATCTGGCGACGTTTGCCTCCGATGAGCGCATGGTGCAGCTCTGCAATCTCGAGGCGTTGGACCAGATTCACCAATGGCGACCGGATTTCCAGCCGGAGCAGGTGGTGCCTTATGCAACGGCTGAGGAGAAGATCACCGGCGCGACGATCATCGCCGATGGCGCGGCCTTCCGCAGCGCCAAGAACTGGTACGGCCTGAAATTCAAATGCGAGCTGGCGCAGGATGGCGAGACCGTCATCGGCTTCGCGTTCCTTGTCGGCGATCCCGTGCCCCAGGCGAAATGGGACGAACTCGGCCTGCCGGCGGTGCACTGA
- a CDS encoding aspartyl/asparaginyl beta-hydroxylase domain-containing protein encodes MTKTLRKSLRQFVIAVPFLTLGFYFIPIETAVFIVLGLIDVLRNDNKDWGLFRRYFLGNGLFTWLLSPFNLLVDLLSYKNPGVWKLDQFPEDYQREVSEVLSVFKARKDEIIADIDANFGAGRRGMYVYQWYGKHKIDNVAEFNKDFKYIKTIAVSIFSGRESTSWHFGPLRLSLRILYNLIPVKAEVFVECGNAKNYWHDNPLYIFDDTLLHRSVNEYDGRRYCVFVDIIRPSPFPGLISALLAIVSVSVERINAMFYKNWKMIGSSKSKKVAAV; translated from the coding sequence ATGACAAAGACTCTTCGTAAATCGCTTCGCCAGTTTGTGATAGCGGTGCCGTTTCTCACGCTTGGCTTCTACTTCATTCCGATCGAAACTGCGGTGTTCATCGTGCTCGGCCTGATCGACGTGCTGCGCAACGACAACAAGGATTGGGGGCTGTTCCGCCGCTACTTCCTCGGCAACGGGTTGTTCACCTGGCTGCTTTCGCCCTTCAATCTGCTGGTCGATCTGCTGTCCTACAAAAACCCGGGTGTCTGGAAGCTGGACCAGTTTCCAGAGGACTATCAGCGCGAGGTCAGCGAGGTGCTGTCGGTCTTCAAGGCACGCAAGGATGAAATCATTGCCGATATCGACGCCAATTTCGGTGCCGGCCGGCGCGGCATGTATGTCTATCAGTGGTACGGCAAGCACAAAATCGACAACGTCGCTGAATTCAACAAGGATTTCAAATACATCAAGACGATCGCCGTATCGATTTTCAGCGGGCGGGAATCGACCTCCTGGCATTTCGGACCCCTGCGCCTCAGCCTGCGCATCCTCTACAATCTCATCCCGGTAAAGGCGGAGGTGTTCGTCGAATGCGGCAACGCCAAGAACTACTGGCACGACAATCCGCTGTACATTTTCGACGACACGCTGCTGCACCGTTCGGTCAACGAGTATGACGGGCGCCGCTACTGCGTGTTCGTGGACATCATCAGACCGTCGCCATTCCCCGGTCTGATCTCAGCGCTTCTCGCCATCGTTTCGGTCAGCGTCGAGCGGATCAACGCCATGTTCTATAAAAACTGGAAGATGATCGGTTCGAGCAAGTCGAAAAAGGTCGCGGCGGTCTGA
- a CDS encoding GAF domain-containing protein: protein MSAQPAHHADIVQAAIATSDAARSALIASWRRSLTLHGLDPAERKAPRRLTESELRQARQRMEPLLRAADASLDRLYLAVGGIGCCVMLADREGIPVERRGASADDDTFDEWGLWTGTVWSEDSEGTNGIGTCLADQRSLTIHRDQHFFSRNTLLSCTTAPIYDHEGNLAAALDVSSCRSDLTEDFVNLIAMAVGDAARRIEAENFRLAFSGARISLAPVGERSAGALIAVDADDLVVGATRSARLALGITQQTLTKGLPAADVLGHSAKAAEELGEAERGVVQRALARAEGNVSAAAHNLGISRATLHRKLVRLGIRRTH, encoded by the coding sequence GTGAGCGCACAGCCGGCCCATCATGCGGATATTGTACAGGCAGCAATCGCCACCAGCGATGCCGCCCGCTCGGCGTTGATCGCCTCCTGGAGGCGTTCGCTTACATTGCACGGGCTGGACCCGGCCGAGCGAAAGGCGCCGAGACGTCTGACTGAGAGCGAGCTCAGGCAGGCTCGGCAACGAATGGAGCCACTGCTTCGTGCCGCGGATGCGAGCCTCGATCGGCTCTATCTGGCAGTAGGCGGCATCGGCTGCTGCGTGATGCTTGCCGATCGCGAAGGGATTCCGGTCGAGCGCCGGGGTGCTTCCGCCGATGACGATACGTTCGACGAATGGGGCTTGTGGACAGGCACGGTGTGGAGCGAGGACAGCGAAGGCACCAACGGGATCGGTACCTGCCTTGCCGACCAGCGCTCCCTTACCATTCACCGCGACCAGCACTTCTTCTCGCGCAACACGCTGCTCAGTTGCACGACGGCGCCGATCTACGATCACGAGGGCAATCTGGCGGCTGCGCTCGATGTGTCGTCCTGCAGGTCGGATTTGACCGAAGACTTCGTCAACCTGATCGCCATGGCGGTCGGCGATGCCGCACGACGCATCGAGGCGGAGAATTTTCGCCTGGCTTTTTCGGGCGCCCGCATTTCGCTGGCCCCGGTGGGCGAGCGCAGCGCCGGCGCGCTGATAGCTGTCGATGCCGATGATCTCGTGGTCGGTGCGACACGCTCGGCGCGACTGGCTCTCGGCATCACGCAACAGACGCTGACCAAGGGATTGCCGGCAGCTGATGTCCTGGGCCACTCCGCAAAAGCCGCCGAAGAGCTTGGCGAGGCAGAGCGTGGCGTGGTCCAACGCGCGCTCGCCCGCGCCGAAGGCAACGTCTCGGCCGCAGCGCACAATCTCGGTATTTCCCGCGCCACGCTGCATCGAAAACTCGTGCGACTAGGCATCCGCCGCACGCATTGA
- the adh gene encoding aldehyde dehydrogenase, translating into MNKVEFSRTAKVPFAKRYDNYIGGNWVAPKSGKYFENISPVNGRPLGEIARSDASDIEAALDAAHKAKDAWGKTSAAARALILNRIADRMEDNLDLLALAETWDNGKPIRETTAADLPLAIDHFRYFAGAVRAQEGGISEIDHDTVAYHFHEPLGVVGLIIPWNFPLLMAVWKLAPALAAGNCVVLKPAEQTPATIMLWADLIGDLLPDGVLNIVNGFGLEAGKPLASSNRIAKIAFTGETTTGRLISQYASQNLIPVTLELGGKSPNIFFQDVTAEDDDFFDKAIEGFVMFALNQGEVCTCPSRALVHEKIYDKFMEKALKRVEAIVQGDPLDPATMIGAQASSEQLEKILSYFDIGRQEGAEVLIGGEQNHLPGDLAGGYYVKPTVFKGHNKMRVFQEEIFGPVVSVTTFKDDDEALSIANDTLYGLGAGIWSRDANRCYRFGRAIQAGRVWTNCYHAYPAHAAFGGYKQSGIGRENHKMMLDHYQQTKNMLVSYSPKKLGFF; encoded by the coding sequence ATGAACAAGGTTGAATTTTCTCGCACGGCCAAGGTCCCCTTTGCCAAGCGCTACGACAACTACATCGGCGGCAACTGGGTGGCGCCGAAATCCGGAAAATATTTCGAGAACATCTCGCCGGTGAACGGCCGTCCGCTCGGCGAGATTGCTCGCTCCGACGCCAGCGATATCGAGGCTGCGCTCGACGCCGCGCACAAGGCCAAGGATGCCTGGGGCAAGACGAGTGCCGCCGCCCGCGCGCTGATCCTCAACCGGATCGCCGATCGCATGGAGGACAATCTAGACCTGCTGGCCCTCGCCGAAACATGGGACAACGGCAAGCCGATCCGCGAGACCACCGCGGCCGACCTGCCGCTCGCCATCGATCATTTCCGCTATTTCGCCGGGGCCGTGCGCGCCCAGGAGGGTGGCATTTCCGAGATCGACCACGACACTGTAGCTTATCATTTCCATGAGCCGCTCGGCGTCGTAGGCCTGATCATCCCCTGGAATTTCCCGCTGCTGATGGCCGTGTGGAAACTTGCTCCGGCGCTCGCGGCCGGCAACTGCGTCGTCTTGAAGCCAGCCGAACAGACGCCTGCCACCATCATGCTGTGGGCGGACCTGATCGGTGACCTCCTGCCGGATGGCGTACTCAACATCGTCAACGGTTTTGGCCTGGAAGCCGGCAAGCCGCTCGCCTCGTCGAATCGCATCGCCAAGATCGCTTTCACCGGCGAGACCACGACCGGGCGCCTGATCTCGCAATATGCCAGCCAGAACCTCATCCCGGTCACGCTCGAACTCGGCGGCAAGTCGCCCAACATCTTTTTCCAGGACGTGACCGCGGAGGACGATGATTTCTTCGACAAGGCGATCGAAGGCTTTGTCATGTTCGCGCTCAACCAGGGCGAGGTCTGCACCTGCCCCAGCCGGGCGCTGGTGCATGAGAAGATCTACGACAAGTTCATGGAAAAGGCACTGAAGCGGGTCGAGGCGATCGTGCAGGGCGATCCTCTGGATCCGGCAACGATGATCGGGGCGCAGGCGTCTAGTGAGCAATTGGAGAAGATCCTGTCCTACTTCGACATCGGCCGTCAGGAAGGCGCCGAAGTGCTGATCGGTGGCGAGCAAAACCATCTGCCGGGCGACCTCGCAGGCGGCTACTACGTCAAGCCGACGGTGTTCAAGGGCCACAACAAGATGCGCGTCTTCCAGGAGGAGATCTTTGGGCCGGTGGTTTCGGTCACCACTTTCAAGGATGATGACGAGGCGCTGTCGATCGCCAATGACACGCTCTATGGCCTCGGGGCCGGCATCTGGAGCCGCGACGCGAACCGCTGCTACCGCTTTGGTCGCGCCATCCAGGCGGGCCGCGTGTGGACCAACTGCTACCACGCCTATCCCGCGCATGCGGCGTTCGGCGGTTACAAGCAGTCCGGCATCGGCCGCGAGAACCACAAGATGATGCTCGACCACTATCAGCAGACCAAGAACATGCTGGTCAGCTACAGCCCGAAGAAGCTTGGCTTCTTCTGA
- a CDS encoding DUF779 domain-containing protein: MLDKVSMGKVSATPEAVAFLAEIIADHGPVLFHQSGGCCDGSSPMCYPRGDFILGDNDVMLGEIGETPVYISGSQYEVWKHTDLIIDVVPGRGGMFSLDNGRERRFLTRSTLCAVRPD; encoded by the coding sequence ATGCTCGACAAGGTGTCCATGGGAAAGGTTTCCGCGACGCCCGAAGCCGTAGCGTTTCTGGCCGAAATCATCGCCGACCACGGTCCGGTGCTGTTTCACCAGTCCGGCGGCTGTTGCGACGGCTCCTCGCCCATGTGCTATCCGCGAGGCGACTTCATCCTCGGCGACAATGACGTCATGCTAGGCGAGATCGGTGAGACGCCGGTCTATATCAGCGGCTCGCAATATGAGGTGTGGAAGCACACGGATCTCATCATCGACGTCGTTCCGGGCAGGGGTGGCATGTTCTCTCTCGACAACGGGCGTGAGAGGCGATTCCTGACGCGTTCAACACTTTGTGCCGTCCGGCCGGATTGA
- the crcB gene encoding fluoride efflux transporter CrcB, which yields MLNLLLVTVGGAIGAGIRHLTNIGALRLVGPNFPWGTMAINIVGSFAMGLFIAILMRRGGSNELRLFVATGILGGFTTFSAFSLDFATLWERGAALPAFGYALASVVGAIIALFLGLWLARTVS from the coding sequence ATGCTCAATCTTCTCCTCGTTACAGTGGGTGGCGCGATCGGTGCCGGTATCCGTCACCTCACAAACATAGGCGCGCTGCGTCTTGTCGGTCCGAATTTCCCCTGGGGGACGATGGCGATCAACATCGTCGGCTCCTTTGCCATGGGGCTGTTCATCGCCATCCTGATGCGGCGCGGCGGGTCGAACGAGTTGCGTCTGTTCGTGGCCACCGGCATCCTTGGCGGCTTCACCACTTTCTCCGCCTTTTCGCTCGATTTCGCGACGCTGTGGGAGCGTGGTGCTGCGCTGCCGGCGTTCGGATACGCCCTGGCTAGCGTTGTTGGGGCAATTATCGCGCTGTTTCTGGGGCTTTGGCTCGCAAGAACCGTTTCATAA
- a CDS encoding RluA family pseudouridine synthase: protein MAGVEQITVEAGEAGMRLDRWFKTHFPGLGFGHLQKLLRSGQIRVDGGRVKADTRVEPGQMVRVPPLEVDKKGESALTGHSIRNQGDADVLAKMLIHEDPKVFVFNKPAGLAVQGGSGVTRNVDDMLEAWRNQKGEKPRLVHRLDRDTSGVLVVARTRLAAMKLAEAFRARETKKTYWALVKGVPPKREDKISTWLIKEPTPDGDRVRVAKHGEKGADHAVSYYRVVEQAAQTMTWLEMEPYTGRTHQLRVHAAYIGCPIIGDPKYFEADTNWDFPGGMQNRLHLHARRIVIPHPDKGFIDVTAPMPPHMRQSWNLIGFDDASAED from the coding sequence ATGGCAGGCGTTGAACAGATCACGGTGGAGGCCGGCGAGGCGGGCATGCGGCTCGATCGCTGGTTCAAGACCCATTTTCCAGGTCTCGGTTTCGGCCACCTGCAAAAGCTGCTGCGTTCGGGCCAGATCCGTGTCGATGGCGGGCGGGTAAAGGCCGACACCCGGGTCGAACCGGGCCAGATGGTTCGCGTGCCGCCGCTCGAGGTGGACAAGAAAGGCGAAAGCGCGCTCACCGGCCATTCGATCCGCAACCAGGGCGACGCCGACGTCCTGGCAAAGATGCTGATCCATGAGGATCCCAAGGTCTTCGTGTTCAACAAGCCGGCGGGTCTCGCCGTGCAAGGCGGCTCCGGCGTCACCCGCAATGTCGACGACATGCTGGAAGCCTGGCGCAACCAGAAGGGCGAGAAACCGCGCCTGGTGCATCGGCTCGACCGCGATACCTCAGGCGTGCTGGTCGTCGCCCGCACCAGGCTTGCCGCCATGAAACTCGCCGAAGCGTTTCGGGCGCGTGAGACCAAGAAAACCTACTGGGCGCTGGTCAAGGGCGTGCCGCCGAAGCGCGAGGACAAGATCTCGACCTGGCTGATCAAGGAGCCGACGCCCGACGGTGACCGCGTGCGTGTCGCCAAGCATGGCGAAAAGGGCGCCGACCACGCCGTTTCCTACTACCGGGTCGTCGAGCAGGCTGCACAGACGATGACCTGGCTGGAGATGGAACCCTATACCGGCCGCACTCACCAGCTTCGTGTCCATGCCGCTTATATCGGCTGCCCGATCATCGGCGATCCCAAATATTTCGAAGCCGACACCAACTGGGACTTTCCGGGCGGCATGCAGAACCGCCTGCACCTGCATGCGCGCCGCATCGTCATCCCGCATCCAGACAAGGGCTTCATCGATGTCACCGCGCCCATGCCGCCTCACATGCGCCAGAGCTGGAACCTGATCGGTTTCGACGACGCCAGCGCGGAGGACTAG
- a CDS encoding DMT family transporter codes for MAAAAIMVGLTFSWGLNYVAAKISYAGYDPVFLSIARSIIGGLCVVGWCWWRGIALFKPDKTLAAGVVVGALFGVEFLCLYVGLEHTTVARNTLLVNTMPFWVLVGGHFLLEERITTRKLVGLLLAFAGLVAVFSDKMSAGDGATLTGDLLSLGAGILWAMTSIVIKRSTLAETSAEKLLLYQLAGAVVVGVLVLPFAGPSIRNFTAVPTLALLFQAVYVVAFTYVLWFWLLRRYPASGLSSFTFLSPVFGVLCGAVLLNEPLTVRIFLALGFIAAGLIIVNRPVRKQPPSVHSRL; via the coding sequence ATGGCGGCAGCTGCCATCATGGTCGGGCTGACGTTTTCCTGGGGGCTGAACTACGTCGCCGCCAAGATCTCCTATGCCGGCTACGATCCCGTTTTCCTGTCGATCGCACGATCGATCATCGGCGGCCTGTGCGTTGTTGGCTGGTGCTGGTGGCGCGGCATTGCGCTGTTCAAGCCAGACAAAACCCTTGCAGCAGGCGTTGTGGTGGGCGCGCTGTTTGGCGTCGAGTTCCTGTGTCTCTATGTCGGGCTCGAACACACGACCGTCGCCCGCAACACGCTTCTGGTCAACACGATGCCATTCTGGGTGCTGGTTGGCGGGCATTTCCTGCTGGAAGAGCGCATAACGACGCGCAAGCTCGTCGGTCTTCTCTTGGCTTTTGCCGGACTGGTCGCCGTGTTCTCCGACAAGATGAGCGCCGGGGATGGCGCGACATTGACCGGTGACCTGCTCAGTCTTGGCGCCGGCATTCTGTGGGCCATGACCAGCATTGTCATCAAGCGGTCGACATTGGCGGAGACGAGCGCCGAGAAGTTGCTGCTTTATCAATTGGCCGGTGCTGTCGTCGTCGGCGTCCTGGTGCTGCCTTTCGCCGGACCCTCCATCCGCAACTTTACCGCCGTGCCGACATTGGCGCTGCTTTTCCAGGCCGTCTACGTCGTCGCCTTCACCTATGTGCTGTGGTTCTGGTTGCTGCGGCGCTATCCGGCATCGGGCCTGTCGAGTTTCACCTTCCTGTCACCGGTGTTCGGTGTGCTGTGCGGCGCCGTGCTCTTGAACGAGCCGCTGACTGTTCGTATTTTCCTGGCGCTTGGCTTCATCGCTGCAGGGCTGATCATCGTCAATCGGCCGGTGCGGAAGCAGCCTCCATCAGTCCATAGCAGGCTCTGA
- a CDS encoding ATP12 family chaperone protein — protein MRDILNDLEAGKQLSDPDPVRRAQIQMKTHLPKRFYKAVSVAAVEGGFAVHLDGKPVRTPGKALLVLPTERAAALVADEFAAQGETIDPVTMPVMRLVNTAIDGVASDPQAVLEDILRFASSDLTCYRADAPQGLVDRQNQHWDPVIDWARGALGARFNLAEGIIHVEQPRETIAVLGVHLSQRNDPLRLAAIHVMTSLTGSALLALAVDFGELDGDAAWAAGHVDEDWQAEQWGQDAEAVARRTARKRDMMAAVGLLEALKG, from the coding sequence ATGCGCGATATCCTCAATGACCTCGAAGCGGGAAAGCAGCTTTCCGACCCGGATCCGGTGCGCCGTGCCCAGATCCAGATGAAGACGCATCTGCCGAAACGCTTCTACAAAGCGGTCTCGGTCGCAGCGGTGGAAGGCGGTTTTGCCGTTCATCTCGACGGCAAGCCGGTCCGCACGCCGGGCAAGGCGCTGCTGGTGCTGCCGACCGAAAGGGCGGCCGCCCTGGTCGCCGACGAGTTTGCCGCGCAAGGCGAAACCATCGACCCGGTGACGATGCCGGTCATGCGTCTGGTCAACACGGCCATCGACGGCGTCGCCAGCGACCCGCAGGCGGTGCTGGAGGACATATTGCGCTTCGCGTCATCCGATCTCACCTGCTACCGGGCTGACGCGCCACAAGGGCTGGTCGACCGGCAGAACCAGCATTGGGACCCGGTTATCGACTGGGCACGCGGCGCGCTGGGCGCGCGCTTCAACCTTGCCGAAGGCATCATCCATGTCGAGCAGCCGCGCGAGACCATCGCCGTGCTCGGCGTCCATCTCAGCCAGCGCAACGATCCGCTGCGGCTGGCCGCCATCCATGTCATGACGTCACTGACAGGTTCGGCACTGCTGGCTTTGGCCGTGGATTTCGGCGAACTCGATGGCGACGCGGCCTGGGCTGCCGGTCATGTCGATGAGGACTGGCAGGCCGAGCAGTGGGGCCAGGATGCCGAGGCTGTCGCGCGCCGCACGGCCCGCAAGCGCGACATGATGGCCGCCGTCGGCCTTCTTGAAGCACTCAAAGGCTGA
- a CDS encoding MFS transporter: protein MAMASTAGTASRGMTREEKKVIFASSLGTVFEWYDFYLYGSLAVFIGSTFFSPTIPEATRNIFALLAFAAGFLVRPFGALLFGRIGDLVGRKYTFLVTMTIMGLSTFLVGLLPGYATLGIAAPVILIILRMLQGLALGGEYGGAATYVAEHAPDNRRGYYTSWIQTTATLGLFLSLVVILIVQASLTKENYAAWGWRIPFIVSFVLLGISIWIRLSLSESPAFQRMKDEGKGSKAPLTEAFGQWKNAKIAILALLGLTAGQAVVWYNGQFYALFFLTNVLKVDAQSVNIMIAIALAVGSIFFVVFGWLSDKIGRKPIIMAGLALAIVCTFPLFKALTWAANPALATAQQNTRATVTAAPGDCRFQFNPVGTAKFTTSCDIATSFLTKNSVPYDVVSTAAPGTAASVKIGNETVDSYDAIAAGDQAKAKETAFIKAVNMSLQDGGYPLKRAAAKVTDQKLDAFVAANPELKLDAATIRAGEKTTVPTEQAIKDKLLTADEAAGAPEVTVYSIPGGGAFAMFADPAAVNWPMTIGILFILVIFVTMVYGPIAAILVEMFPTRIRYTGMSLPYHIGNGWFGGLLPATVFALSAYKGDIYYGLWYPVVIAAMSLIIGMLFVKDTLGTNLHDKQ, encoded by the coding sequence ATGGCAATGGCATCGACCGCCGGCACAGCAAGCCGCGGCATGACGCGGGAGGAGAAGAAAGTCATCTTCGCTTCCTCGCTCGGCACGGTTTTCGAATGGTATGATTTTTATCTGTACGGCTCACTGGCCGTGTTCATCGGTTCGACTTTCTTCAGCCCAACCATTCCGGAAGCGACGCGCAATATCTTCGCGCTGTTGGCCTTTGCCGCAGGTTTCCTCGTGCGCCCGTTCGGCGCACTGCTGTTCGGCCGTATCGGCGATCTCGTCGGCCGCAAATATACTTTCCTCGTCACCATGACGATCATGGGCCTGTCGACCTTCCTGGTCGGCTTGCTGCCTGGCTATGCGACTTTGGGCATCGCGGCTCCCGTGATCCTGATCATCCTGCGCATGCTGCAGGGCCTGGCGCTGGGCGGCGAATATGGTGGTGCGGCGACCTATGTCGCCGAGCACGCGCCGGACAATCGTCGCGGCTACTACACGTCGTGGATACAGACGACGGCGACGCTCGGCCTGTTCCTGTCGCTGGTCGTGATTCTGATCGTGCAGGCTTCGCTGACCAAGGAAAACTATGCTGCCTGGGGCTGGCGTATTCCGTTCATCGTATCTTTCGTGCTGCTTGGCATCTCGATCTGGATCCGGCTTTCATTGTCTGAATCACCGGCCTTCCAGCGCATGAAGGACGAGGGCAAGGGCTCCAAGGCGCCGCTCACGGAAGCCTTCGGTCAGTGGAAGAATGCCAAGATCGCCATTCTGGCACTGCTCGGCCTCACCGCTGGTCAGGCCGTGGTCTGGTACAACGGTCAGTTCTACGCGCTGTTCTTCCTGACCAATGTGCTCAAGGTCGATGCGCAGTCGGTCAACATCATGATCGCCATCGCGCTGGCAGTGGGTTCGATCTTCTTCGTGGTGTTCGGCTGGCTCTCCGACAAGATCGGCCGCAAGCCAATCATCATGGCTGGTCTGGCTCTGGCTATCGTCTGCACCTTCCCCCTGTTCAAGGCGCTGACTTGGGCAGCCAACCCGGCGCTTGCCACGGCGCAGCAGAACACCCGCGCCACGGTGACCGCGGCACCGGGCGACTGCAGGTTCCAGTTCAACCCCGTCGGTACGGCGAAGTTCACCACGTCCTGCGATATCGCCACCTCGTTCCTGACCAAGAACTCGGTGCCTTATGACGTGGTGTCAACGGCAGCGCCGGGAACCGCCGCGTCGGTCAAGATCGGCAACGAGACGGTGGACTCCTACGATGCGATCGCCGCCGGCGATCAGGCCAAGGCCAAGGAAACCGCCTTCATCAAGGCCGTAAACATGTCTCTGCAGGACGGTGGCTATCCGCTGAAGCGTGCTGCCGCCAAGGTGACGGACCAGAAGCTCGATGCCTTTGTCGCTGCCAACCCCGAGCTGAAGCTTGACGCGGCAACCATCCGCGCTGGCGAGAAGACAACGGTCCCGACCGAGCAGGCGATCAAGGACAAGCTGCTGACCGCCGACGAAGCGGCAGGGGCACCCGAGGTCACCGTCTACAGCATACCGGGCGGCGGCGCGTTCGCCATGTTCGCCGACCCGGCGGCGGTCAACTGGCCGATGACGATCGGCATCCTGTTCATCCTGGTGATCTTTGTCACCATGGTCTACGGCCCGATCGCCGCGATCCTGGTCGAGATGTTCCCGACCCGCATCCGCTACACCGGCATGTCATTGCCCTATCATATCGGCAATGGCTGGTTCGGCGGCTTGCTGCCGGCAACAGTGTTCGCGCTCAGTGCCTACAAGGGGGATATCTACTATGGTCTGTGGTACCCCGTGGTGATCGCGGCGATGTCGCTGATCATTGGTATGCTCTTCGTCAAGGATACGCTGGGAACCAACCTGCACGACAAACAGTAG